One Candidatus Symbiobacter mobilis CR genomic window, ACAACGAGTTTTGAACCCAGATAGTCCATGAGGGTTTGCAGGGCAGGTGGATGCAGTGGCGAGGCAGTTTTGGCCTGACTGAGGCGTTCATAGCTTGAGCTATGAACAACGAAGAAGGGCAAAAATGGCCGTCAGGGCGCCGCCTGTACGCAAACAGCACCAAAGGTGCGCCTCATGGACTATCTGGGTTGAAGAGTTTCAGTCAGACACCTGCGGCGCAGCGGGAACGACGGAAGCCGCAGCGTCCTGCATCGGGCACAGGCGGCCGTTGACCAGGGCGCCCTGGTGCATTTCCAGCGCCTGGTACGTCACATCGCCCAGCACACGGGCCTTGGGTTGGAGTTCGAGCATGACCCGCGCACGCACCGGGCCATGCACGGCGCCGTTGACGATGACGTGGTCGGCCTCGATTTCGCCATGCACCGTCGCCGATTCGGACACGACGAGGATGCTCGCGCTACCAGGCCGCCCAAGGACGTTTCCGCGCAGCTCGCCATCGAGGCGCAGCCCATCCTGAAAAACCACGTTGCCTTCAATGGCGCAGCCCGGCGAAATCAGGCTTTTGATGGTGGGTTGCTTGTGTCCGAACATCGACGACTCCAGCCAAGGGAGAGGCAAAAAAGGAGGAATTACAGTGGGATGGTTCGCTCGGCGCGCACCACGCCATCGAGGTATACGCGGGCCGTCACCTGCTGCAAGACCGCATTCGCCGGCGGGCGGAACACACCCTGCCGACGCACGTATTGCACCACTTCCAACGGCACCAGGCCGCTAGCCAGCCCTGCAGACCACGGTTTTCCGTGCGCACGTCCCGAAAAGGTGAGCGCCAGTTGCACCCGCGTGGGGGAAGGATTTTTGGCCGACTGCATCACCAGCACTTGCCATGACCATTCCCCGCTGGCCAGCTTCTGCGCTTGCAGCCCGCGTATCGACAAGCCTGGCGCGCCGGAAGCCGGAATCAGCCGCTCGAAAAACGCCAAGTCTTCGCGCAGGCGGTGGTTTTCGGCTTCGATGGCCCGGTGTACGGCCAACCATTGTTCTTGCGCCGCGCGTTGCGTGGCTTGCAGCGTGCGTGCGGCATCCGCCGCTGCTTGCACGGTATGCAAGGACTGCTCCAGTTGCGTGACACGCTCGCGCAGCGCATCGCGCTCCTGCCGCAACTGCTGCATCGTGGCATCGCCCCAGCCCAGCCCCCACAGCGTGGCAGCCAACACCGCCGCAGCGAGCAGCAGCGCGGCCCACCGCCACGGCGGCGCCCACGCAGCGCACACCGACACCTGTACTGCACGGGGAGGATATCGACGGGGAACAGTGCGCCAAAACATGACAAAAAAACCCGGACAAAAAAAAGCCCCGGCACCCACCCTGTGGCAGGAACGCGGGGCCTGTGCAAACAGCGATCAGCGCTTGCTGAACTGCTTGCGTCGGCGTGCGCCGTGCAGACCGACCTTCTTGCGCTCGACGATGCGGGCGTCTCGGGTCACGAAGCCTGCCTGGCTCAGCGCGGGCTTGAGGGTCTCGTCATATTCGATCAGCGCACGGGTGATGCCGTGGCGAATCGCCCCCGCCTGCCCAGATTCCCCTCCGCCGGCAACGTTCACGACGATGTCGAAGTTGTCGAGGTTGTGCGTCAACACCAATGGCTGCTTGCACACCATGATCGACGTCGCCCGGCCAAAAAACTGGTCGATGGGCTTGTCATTGACCTGAATGCTGCCAGAGCCTTTTTTCAGAAAAACCCGTGCGACGCTCGATTTGCGACGCCCGGTACCGTGATTCCAATCCTTGATCATGCCGTGCTCCTAGATCACCAATGTCTTGGGTTGCTGCGCCGTGTGGGGATGACTATCCCCGGCATACACCTTGAGTTTTTTGATCATGGCGTACCCCAGCGGCCCCTTGGGCAACATCCCTTTGACGGCCTTTTCCAAGGCGCGGCCAGGATGCTTGGCCTGCATGTCGCGGAAGTTGATGGCCCGGATCCCCCCTGGGTACCCGGTATGGCGGTAGTAGACCTTGTCAAGGGCCTTGGTACCGGTGACGCGGAGCTTGGCCGCATTGATGACGACGATGTAGTCGCCGGTGTCGACGTGAGGGGTGTACGTGGGTTTGTGCTTTCCGCGCAGGCGACGGGCAACTTCGCTGGCTACCCGCCCGAGTACCTGGTCTGTGGCGTCGAGCACATACCACTCATGCACGACCTCTGCAGGCTTGGCACTGAATGTGGACATGGATGGACTTCGTTGAAAAAGAAAGAGAAAACAGGACTATTCGGGAATCTCTCTGACGGAAACCTCCGAATCGCCGCACCAGGTACATCTTTGCGCACCCCTTGCGACCCCGCCGCGCAGCCCCTAAGGCGCAACGGAACTGAGCATTATAGGAACGCAGATCCCGCTGCAAAATCAGGAACGCACCCTCCTTTCCACACCACCGCCCGGTGCGCACGACCACATTGCGCGGCATTCTCAAAGGCAATATCTGCTCGCACTTTTAAGGAATGCGATTATTGTCTGCAAAATCGTTCAAAACGACATTCAATGCTTTGGTGGAAATCAACACTTCCCACAAAGAGCATAGCAAGGATAACATCAACGCCAAAACACTCACGCCAAATAAAATCTCCCCAACATGGATCATGTTGATGAATATACAAAACATCGAACATGTGCAGATCAAAAAACTCAATACACCCAGCGCCTGCATTCCCTGGACAAGCTTTATTCGTAGGCGAAGACTGGGAATTTGCTTCCTATTCAATTCACGATGATCCTGTGATTTTTCGGAATGCATATCACGTATCAACTTTGCCAACACAAAGAATCTGTTGGTATAAGCCAACATGATCAACGCAATAGAACCAAAAAGAAGCGCTGGAGTTCCGAGTGTCATAGCTATTTTCCAATAAAGTAGTATTTGTTGCGCATAGTTCACTTTCCAGGGTAACAGTAGCACTCGCTTGCTACCGTCTTGTGCGCCGCAATGATGCGAATGACATGCGAATGACGTGCAAATGACGCATGACTCCAGTGTATGCACATGGGGAATACAGCGAAAAACGTTGCCAGCGAGAAGGCATATTGGCGCGGTCTCTCTATAGGCTACTTGCCCAGCCGGGGCGAATCAGCATCCATGCCTGTTTGCCGAGGTTCTGCCACGCAAGACAATGCCTCACTCCGCAAGGCCCCACCCCGTTTTGCTGCAAGCCCCCCATGCATGACCGCCCTTTTCTCGAACAAGCACTCCAACTGGCCCACAACGGGCTGGTTCTCACCGCACCGAACCCCCGCGTTGGATGCGTCCTGACCGACCCCCACGGGTGCGTACTGGGGCAAGGGCACACGCAGCGCGCAGGCGAACCCCATGCGGAAATCATGGCCTTGCGCGATGCCGCGACCAGGGGGCACGATGTTCATGGTGCCACGGCCTACGTCACGCTCGAACCTTGTTCGCACACCGGGCGCACCCCCCCTTGTTGCAATGCGCTGATTGCTGCGGGGATTCGCCGTGTCGTCGCCACCCAGCAAGACCCGAACCCCCTGGTGCGTGGGCAGGGCTTCGCAGCCCTGCGCAATGCCGGGGTCACGGTCGATGTCCTCCCCCCCGAAGACGCGCTGGCCCAGGCGTGCCGTGAGCTGAATCTGGGGTTTTTCAGCCGGATGCTGCGGGGCAGACCGTGGGTGCGGATGAAGTGCGCCGCGTCGCTCGACGGCAAAACGGCGTTGCCCGATGGGCAGAGCCGGTGGATCACCTCCGCCCCGGCGCGCACCGACGGCCACGCATGGCGTGCGCGATCCTGCGCGGTGCTGACCGGCGTGGGCACCGTGCTGGCCGACGACCCCCTGCTCGATGTGCGTTGGATCGACACCCCCCGGCAACCCGCGATCGTCATTGCCGACAGCACGCTACGCACGCCGCCCGATGCAGCCGTGTTCCGCACGGCGCGCCTGCGCTTGGTGTACACCGCATCGCACGACGCACAACGCAGCGCCGCATTGCAGGAATGTGGGGTCACCATCGTCCAGATGCCGAATCCGCAAGGCCAGGTCGATCTAGCGGGAATGCTCGGCGATCTGGCCCAAAGAGAAGTCAACGAATTGCACGTGGAAGCGGGGGCGCGGCTCTGCGGCGCGCTCTGGCAAGCCGGGCTGGTCGACGAGATGGTGCTGTACCTCGCCCCCAAGCTGCTCGGCCAAGGCCGCGACCTCGCCCACTTCGGCCCCTTGCACGATTTGGGCGAAGCCATCGCGCTCGAATTCCAGGACATCGAGCGCGTGGGGGTCGATCTACGCATCGTCGCCAGGGTTCGGGGGCGTGAGCTGTTTTGACAACGCGCAGACGGCGCACCCCTCATGACCCCATCACGCATCCCCCTCTTTCTGCTGTGCGCGATGGCAGCGCTCGCCCCTGCTGTGGGCGTTCCGTACGAAGAACTGTTGCAGGACACGCTCAAGTCGATCGTCGTCGCCGCAGGCACCCTGGCGGCTTGCGGGGGGTTTCTCTGGGCGTACCGCAACGGGCCACAGGATGCATGGCTTCCCCATGCCTTGCCTCACGACGCCCTGCCTCCCCTTGCCCTACCCCCTCTCGCCGTCCTGCCATTCGGACTGATGGCCTACGCGCTGGGGAGCATGGCGTGGTCGCATACCTACCTTGCTGGGGTCGAGGCGGTGCGATGGTTCCTCTTTGGCTCGATCGTCCTGCTGGGGACACAACTGTTTTCCGTTCGCCATGTCACGCTGCTGGCGTGGGGCGTACACCTGGGCGCGGTGGTGGCATCGCTGTGGGCAAGCTGGCAGTTCTGGTTCGGGTGGTCGTTTTTTCCCCAGGGGCCGAATCCGGCTTCGACGTTCATCAACCGCAATTTCCTTGCGGAATACCTGGTGTGCGCGCTGCCCTATTCCGTCCTGCTGCTGGCAAGGGTGCGGGACAAATCCACGGTGTTCGTGCTCTCTGCCTCGCTGGCGTGGGTCGTCGTCGCGCTGCTGATGACGGGTACACGCTCTGCCCTGACCGCACTGGCCGGGCTGGCCGTCGTACTGCCCACTGCGCTATGGATGCTGCGGCGGGAGGTGGTATCGCAAGGCTGGAGCCGGGGCCATGTCGTCGCGCTGGTCGCCACCCTGGGCCTGGTCATCGCAGGGCTGGGGAGCATCCCCACGAACAACACGACCTTGATCCAGGAATATGGCCGCATCGATGCGCTGCACCGCAGCACCCAGCGCGTGGCTTCGCTAACCCAGCCACAGGAATACACGGAAGGGTCGATCTCAATCCGATCCCGGATGTGGATGGCCACGCTGCGGATGATTGCCGACCACCCCTTAGCGGGAGTCGGCGCGGGTGCGTGGGAAGTCCACGTTCCCCGCTATCAGGACGACGACCTCTCCACCGAGCTGGACTACTACGCGCACCACGAACCCTTGCAGCTCGTAGCCGAATATGGCTTGGTGGGCTGGGGCTTTTTGGTGCTGCTGCTGGCATATCTGGCGCGCACTGCATTCCAGATTTGGCGCGAACGGAACGCTGGCGTAGCCATACCCGCCGACACGCCAGCAGAGATGCACGCCACGATGCATGACGCCACGCAAGCCGAATTGCCCACCACCATGCAAGCCGATGCGCTCATCCGCACTTGCGCCTTGGCCAGCGTGGCTGCGCTGCTATGGGTCAGCCAAGGGGGGTTTCCGTGGCGGATGGCCGCGACGGGGGCGCTATTCGCCTTGGGGCTGGCGGTGCTGAGCGCGGCGGATCGGGCTTCCAACGCCGTCATCCCCCCCTGGTTCCGCCCGCGCCCATGGACGATACAACGTCACCATGCCGTCGCCATGCTGTGCGCGATGGCCGTATGCATCGGCATGGCCATCGCCATCAGCACCCAAGCCGTGCGTTGCGAATGGTGGCTGGTGCGTGCGGGCAAAACTGCGCTGGGCATCGCCGCTACCCGCACGGCCCAAGACCCCCGGTGGGATGCCGAGAAGCAGGCCGTCGTCGGCTGGCTGCGTGAGGGCATCGCCATCCACCCGCACTACCGCAAGCTCAGC contains:
- a CDS encoding bactofilin family protein; translated protein: MFGHKQPTIKSLISPGCAIEGNVVFQDGLRLDGELRGNVLGRPGSASILVVSESATVHGEIEADHVIVNGAVHGPVRARVMLELQPKARVLGDVTYQALEMHQGALVNGRLCPMQDAAASVVPAAPQVSD
- a CDS encoding DUF6776 family protein is translated as MFWRTVPRRYPPRAVQVSVCAAWAPPWRWAALLLAAAVLAATLWGLGWGDATMQQLRQERDALRERVTQLEQSLHTVQAAADAARTLQATQRAAQEQWLAVHRAIEAENHRLREDLAFFERLIPASGAPGLSIRGLQAQKLASGEWSWQVLVMQSAKNPSPTRVQLALTFSGRAHGKPWSAGLASGLVPLEVVQYVRRQGVFRPPANAVLQQVTARVYLDGVVRAERTIPL
- the rpsI gene encoding 30S ribosomal protein S9; the encoded protein is MIKDWNHGTGRRKSSVARVFLKKGSGSIQVNDKPIDQFFGRATSIMVCKQPLVLTHNLDNFDIVVNVAGGGESGQAGAIRHGITRALIEYDETLKPALSQAGFVTRDARIVERKKVGLHGARRRKQFSKR
- the rplM gene encoding 50S ribosomal protein L13 translates to MSTFSAKPAEVVHEWYVLDATDQVLGRVASEVARRLRGKHKPTYTPHVDTGDYIVVINAAKLRVTGTKALDKVYYRHTGYPGGIRAINFRDMQAKHPGRALEKAVKGMLPKGPLGYAMIKKLKVYAGDSHPHTAQQPKTLVI
- a CDS encoding DUF2721 domain-containing protein, with the translated sequence MTLGTPALLFGSIALIMLAYTNRFFVLAKLIRDMHSEKSQDHRELNRKQIPSLRLRIKLVQGMQALGVLSFLICTCSMFCIFINMIHVGEILFGVSVLALMLSLLCSLWEVLISTKALNVVLNDFADNNRIP
- the ribD gene encoding bifunctional diaminohydroxyphosphoribosylaminopyrimidine deaminase/5-amino-6-(5-phosphoribosylamino)uracil reductase RibD, with amino-acid sequence MHDRPFLEQALQLAHNGLVLTAPNPRVGCVLTDPHGCVLGQGHTQRAGEPHAEIMALRDAATRGHDVHGATAYVTLEPCSHTGRTPPCCNALIAAGIRRVVATQQDPNPLVRGQGFAALRNAGVTVDVLPPEDALAQACRELNLGFFSRMLRGRPWVRMKCAASLDGKTALPDGQSRWITSAPARTDGHAWRARSCAVLTGVGTVLADDPLLDVRWIDTPRQPAIVIADSTLRTPPDAAVFRTARLRLVYTASHDAQRSAALQECGVTIVQMPNPQGQVDLAGMLGDLAQREVNELHVEAGARLCGALWQAGLVDEMVLYLAPKLLGQGRDLAHFGPLHDLGEAIALEFQDIERVGVDLRIVARVRGRELF
- a CDS encoding O-antigen ligase family protein, encoding MTPSRIPLFLLCAMAALAPAVGVPYEELLQDTLKSIVVAAGTLAACGGFLWAYRNGPQDAWLPHALPHDALPPLALPPLAVLPFGLMAYALGSMAWSHTYLAGVEAVRWFLFGSIVLLGTQLFSVRHVTLLAWGVHLGAVVASLWASWQFWFGWSFFPQGPNPASTFINRNFLAEYLVCALPYSVLLLARVRDKSTVFVLSASLAWVVVALLMTGTRSALTALAGLAVVLPTALWMLRREVVSQGWSRGHVVALVATLGLVIAGLGSIPTNNTTLIQEYGRIDALHRSTQRVASLTQPQEYTEGSISIRSRMWMATLRMIADHPLAGVGAGAWEVHVPRYQDDDLSTELDYYAHHEPLQLVAEYGLVGWGFLVLLLAYLARTAFQIWRERNAGVAIPADTPAEMHATMHDATQAELPTTMQADALIRTCALASVAALLWVSQGGFPWRMAATGALFALGLAVLSAADRASNAVIPPWFRPRPWTIQRHHAVAMLCAMAVCIGMAIAISTQAVRCEWWLVRAGKTALGIAATRTAQDPRWDAEKQAVVGWLREGIAIHPHYRKLSVIAADAMARWGDWAHATWVWESVLASRPYVVSLRVNAARGHLAAGDIPGAYRHYALALHVNPHSPALQALHVTLLHREGQIGPAMRRARALLVSGVIDQNLVQEAYVLGRSHDLDLAILAMHAGIRAWPQRAMDGWLRLGHLYLAKHDPDRARKAFATALALSPPMTRWLLQEHIPKAYRPVE